The genomic window TGCAAGAAACCTTGACCCATAACATTACCTCATCTTTATCATCAACCGTTCAAGAATTGCCTTTAATGGCGCATTATCTCATGTACCTTATCATATAACATAACTTTTTATAAAGATGCTATTTTTAAAAGGCACTGCGTAAGATTTTGTGACCCTAACCCCATTGCTTGAAAAGGAATGGTACATCTGATAGATTAAAGGTTCTAAGTCTTATGATTCAATTTATACATTTTTGCTGTTCCATTGTTTTGCAAAAAGGAATTTTAGTTATGCTTATTCGTCTTTTACTTCCCTGCTTACTCTTTTCGATAACACCGCTGTTAAATCAGGCAAAATATAATCCATTATTTGGATCAATGCTTGTATCGACCAAGCCGCCATACCCTTGCCCAGGAAAACTTGTTAAAAACATGGACGAGCAAGAACTTAGACAAGTTCTTGAGTACGGCAAAATCGTGAAAGACGGCGAATTAGTACACAAAACTTATTTCTATTTATTTAAAATATCAACAGAACAAAGCGCAATTAAAGAATACAAACTTGGACTTGCTGACTATTGCTTCCTGCAGGAAGATTATGAAAAAGCTTCCGGATGTTACGAAGATTTTTTCATGTTATACCCTGGTAGCAAGGAAGCTGCATACTCTCAATACAAATCCATTTTATGCTCATTTTACTTAAGCCTTTCAGCTGATCGAGATCAAACAGCAACTCACAAAACTATCTCACTCATTAATTTTTTTCTCATGAAAGAAACAGACCAAAAATTTATTGATGAAGTAAAAACTATTTATACAACCTGCCGAGAAAGACTTTTCAAGCATGAAGCTCATGTCTTTGAAAATTATATCAAACAACAAAAATTTCTAAGCGCAGAAAAACGTTTAGAATACATTGAAAAAAATTTCCAAGATATCAAAAATATCAAAGAATATGAGATCTATCTTAAAGAAATGCTAGAACTCACTAAAAATCCAGACACGCGTCCATTCTTGGTTAGATTTGATTTAAAAAACGCTTTGTCAAAAAAAGCTTCTGATAAAAAAGAAGTTACAGAAAAAAAATCAGCTCTACGTAAAATCAGCTCATTTTTCTTAGCGTAATGGCAGTCAATTTATTTGGTCAACAAAGCGAAATCTTAGTTGCAGATCATTTGCAAGATCAAGGATTTAAGATTTTAGAGCGAAATTATAAAAAGTTTTTTGGCGAAATTGACATCATTGCCCAAAAAAAAGATTTGATAGTTTTTGTAGAGGTTAAAGCTCGAAAAAACTCACAAATTTCTATGCATGAATTGGTCCGACCATCCAAGCAACGTAAAATCATCTTAGTTGCGCAGTCGTACATGGGTCGACATAATATTTATCAAAAAATTTGCCGCTTTGATGTTGCGCTGCTACACATTGTTAATGATAAGCAGCCCGAACTCACCTACATTCCAAATGCGTTTTGCCAGGGCGGATACTAAATAAAATAAATAAAATACCCGGCTTCGCTTTTAGCTTCGCCGAGGCACAGAGGAATTTATATGATCAAACTTAATGAAGCCACCAAACGATTTATAACAGCAAGTATCATCGGAACAGTTTTTTGGGCTGTTTTTTTCTATCTTCCACCAATCGCTTTTTCTGCCATGCTCCTGGGAATCTTAAGCATCATTTTAGTTCTCGAGTGGAAAAACTTTTTCAACTTAGATAGTTTTTGGTTTTGGATCATCATGCCTTGGTACCCCATTTTACCGTTTGCTTTACTGGTATACATGAACGGTGATCCATGCTATCGAAATCTGGTCTATTATATTTTTGTTATTGTTTTTGCGTTTGATGGAGCTGCATACTTTACCGGCACACTGCTCGGCGCTCATAAAATAGTTCCTCACATCAGTCCGGGAAAAACTGTTGAAGGATGTATCGGAGGATTTGTAGCAGCACTGATTACATTTTATATAGCAACACTGAGTGCTGACGTCGCCGTCCCAAAAATATTTGCCCTGCTGTTAGTTTTCATTGCTTGCCTTTTGGCCTTCGTTGGTGATATTTTTGAATCATTTTTAAAACGCCAAGCTGGCATTAAAGATTCTGGTCACATTCTGCCTGGCCATGGTGGATTTCTCGATCGATTCGATGCGGTGATCATGGTCACATTTTTCTTCTTTTTCTTCAGACAAGAACTGGCAAATGTACTCTGCATTTAAGATTTGCAAATTGTTTTTTTATTTTAAAAGCAGTCGATCACCACAAACAGTCATCAATTTTTAAGAATTCTTTTCTATTCCTCAAGCCGGAATAGGCTCCCAAATGTTCTTGCCAACACTTGGGGAACAGGCATCCAATGGGAAACCCCTTGGAAAACCCCCACGGAAATAAAAATGCATTCGCCTGTTCTGCTTCGTTAACACTACGCAGGGCTCCATTGCAAAGTATTTCCTGATTGGGAAGCTTGATTCTTTATATTATTTTTTCTTGAGCTTGAGTCGGAGTTAATACTCGTGTTTGCCTCTTCTCTTTTTTATTTCACAGGGTTCATAAAAATGAGCGGCTCACACTCCCTAACTCCTGGGTATGAATAAATTTTATAAATTTTCAGCACATATATCCACGTGTCGAGCACGAGGACGAAGGAGTGTAGGAATATGTTTCATAGCTAAAGAAGTATGATCTTCTACGGACAAAATGAAAACAATAATTAAATCTGTTTTCAAGTCATACTCAGGAGTTAGCTCGTATGCGCCAAAGGCAAATACGAGTATTAACTCCGACTCAAACTCAAAGTTATTATGGCATACCCAGGAATTAGCTCGTATGAGCCAAGGGCAAATACGAGTATTAATTCCGTCGAGATTACCCAAAGAAACCTCTTTGGGTCGTATGATTCCAAAGCATGTGCGAAATCATGCTTTGGCGCTGTCCCGCGCAGGGACAGAGTTGAATAGTTTGAAAAATAAAGATTATATGTGGTGACCCAGGCGTCGCCAAGGCTATGCCGGGCACGGCCGACTAATTTCTAATCCCAAATCACCACATCAACATAAAAACACTATAATTTAGTATGCACCAAACTCTGCAAAACAACTTCTTGCGTACCAGTAATCATATTTTTTACAGTCACGGTATTATTTTTTTGCTCATCCTCACCCAAAATGAGTACAAACTGAGCTTTTAGCTGGTTAGCTTTTTTCATTTTACTTTGAGTTTTTTGATCATCAAGTAGTAAATCGACCGCTTTTCCATGTGCCTGTAAAAAATCTGCTAGATGCAAAGCCAATTTATTTTGAGCCTCTGTTAAAGGAATGATGCAGGTCAAAGGTTGTGACTTTTCTGAAAGACGATCTTTTTCCGACTCTAAAATCATAAGTAGCCGTTCCATGCCCATAGCACATCCAAACGCAGGAACTTCAACTTTGCTTCCAAGCTGCTGAGCTAGCCCATCGTAACGACCA from Candidatus Babeliales bacterium includes these protein-coding regions:
- the bamD gene encoding outer membrane protein assembly factor BamD encodes the protein MIQFIHFCCSIVLQKGILVMLIRLLLPCLLFSITPLLNQAKYNPLFGSMLVSTKPPYPCPGKLVKNMDEQELRQVLEYGKIVKDGELVHKTYFYLFKISTEQSAIKEYKLGLADYCFLQEDYEKASGCYEDFFMLYPGSKEAAYSQYKSILCSFYLSLSADRDQTATHKTISLINFFLMKETDQKFIDEVKTIYTTCRERLFKHEAHVFENYIKQQKFLSAEKRLEYIEKNFQDIKNIKEYEIYLKEMLELTKNPDTRPFLVRFDLKNALSKKASDKKEVTEKKSALRKISSFFLA
- a CDS encoding YraN family protein, with translation MAVNLFGQQSEILVADHLQDQGFKILERNYKKFFGEIDIIAQKKDLIVFVEVKARKNSQISMHELVRPSKQRKIILVAQSYMGRHNIYQKICRFDVALLHIVNDKQPELTYIPNAFCQGGY
- a CDS encoding phosphatidate cytidylyltransferase — its product is MIKLNEATKRFITASIIGTVFWAVFFYLPPIAFSAMLLGILSIILVLEWKNFFNLDSFWFWIIMPWYPILPFALLVYMNGDPCYRNLVYYIFVIVFAFDGAAYFTGTLLGAHKIVPHISPGKTVEGCIGGFVAALITFYIATLSADVAVPKIFALLLVFIACLLAFVGDIFESFLKRQAGIKDSGHILPGHGGFLDRFDAVIMVTFFFFFFRQELANVLCI